One window of the Microbulbifer sp. Q7 genome contains the following:
- a CDS encoding DUF3604 domain-containing protein has translation MRFPYSYLILPIIMLSACSADRDNKVTPDSQEKPDSAMREANGTTVSAGPADPQTAKAAAAPKDIEIASNPNRDVYFGNLHVHTRWSFDAYINEAWVDPDAAYRWAKGEEIPPGEVGKPLKIGAPLDWYIVSDHAEYLGVLPLMEDPDSPISKHPLAADITGDDPKKSFDAYGQILDGISNMRVDPILGDKKQARSLWSEVVKIADAHYEPGKFTTMPGYEWTSNPDWRNLHRVVFFRDSTKVPDAPFSALDSSTPEDLWRWMDGQRKAGNDLLAIAHNGNASDGLMFPVDQSYGGSALNQEYAEARMRNEPVYELTQIKGTSETHPALFPNDEFGSFELWDYTLAPTATPPEHKKGGYAREALIRGLTLESEGNGNPFKFGFIGDSDTHNGAAAIEEDNYTGKFGFEIDPKHRLEGPPGVDAAGAKQVRSFSSGGVAAVWAEANTRDGIFEGIKRKETYATSGPRMKVRFFGGYELEGISLGSANGLTKAYTKGVPMGGDLLPTTDKAPTFVVHAMKEADGANLDRIQIIKGWIDASGKQQSKIYDVALSGDRKPGADGKIPPVGNTVNEKDATYSNSIGDAQLTATWTDPDFVASQYAVYYARVLQIPTPRWSTYDAARTGLKRPEDLPVSIQERAWTSPIWYSPEQ, from the coding sequence ATGCGATTCCCCTACTCTTACCTGATTCTGCCAATAATAATGCTGTCGGCATGCAGCGCAGATCGGGACAACAAGGTCACGCCAGATAGCCAAGAGAAACCTGACTCGGCGATGCGCGAGGCCAATGGGACGACAGTGTCCGCTGGTCCAGCTGACCCGCAGACGGCCAAGGCGGCCGCCGCACCCAAGGACATCGAAATAGCGTCCAACCCGAACCGCGACGTGTATTTCGGCAACCTGCACGTGCATACGCGCTGGTCCTTCGATGCGTATATCAACGAGGCCTGGGTGGACCCGGACGCAGCCTACCGCTGGGCCAAGGGTGAAGAGATTCCCCCGGGTGAAGTCGGCAAGCCCCTAAAGATTGGCGCCCCTCTGGACTGGTATATCGTCTCCGACCACGCAGAGTACCTGGGCGTGCTACCGCTGATGGAGGACCCCGACAGCCCGATCAGCAAGCATCCACTGGCGGCAGATATCACCGGCGACGACCCGAAAAAATCCTTCGATGCCTACGGCCAGATCCTCGATGGCATCTCTAATATGAGGGTGGACCCGATTCTCGGCGACAAAAAACAGGCAAGGTCTCTCTGGTCGGAGGTGGTAAAAATTGCTGACGCGCATTACGAACCGGGCAAGTTCACCACCATGCCGGGATATGAGTGGACATCAAACCCCGACTGGAGAAACCTGCATCGAGTCGTCTTTTTCCGCGACAGCACCAAGGTGCCGGATGCCCCCTTCTCCGCCCTCGACTCCAGCACACCCGAGGACCTTTGGCGCTGGATGGATGGGCAGCGCAAGGCGGGTAACGACCTTCTTGCCATTGCCCACAACGGCAATGCCAGCGACGGACTCATGTTCCCGGTAGACCAATCCTACGGCGGCAGCGCGCTGAATCAGGAGTACGCCGAGGCGCGTATGCGCAACGAGCCGGTCTACGAGCTCACCCAGATCAAGGGCACCTCTGAAACCCACCCAGCGCTGTTTCCCAATGATGAATTCGGCAGTTTCGAGCTCTGGGACTACACACTGGCGCCCACCGCAACCCCGCCGGAACATAAAAAAGGCGGCTACGCGCGCGAGGCGCTGATCCGCGGGCTCACGCTTGAAAGTGAAGGCAACGGCAACCCGTTCAAATTCGGTTTTATCGGCGACTCGGACACCCACAATGGCGCGGCTGCGATCGAGGAAGACAACTACACGGGAAAGTTCGGTTTTGAAATCGATCCCAAACACAGACTGGAAGGCCCGCCCGGAGTCGATGCGGCTGGCGCAAAACAAGTGCGGAGTTTCAGCTCTGGCGGTGTGGCCGCGGTGTGGGCCGAGGCCAATACCCGGGACGGCATCTTCGAGGGCATCAAGCGCAAAGAGACGTACGCTACTTCCGGCCCGCGCATGAAGGTGCGATTCTTCGGCGGCTATGAACTTGAGGGTATATCCCTCGGCTCCGCAAATGGTCTCACCAAGGCCTATACCAAAGGTGTGCCCATGGGAGGCGACCTGCTACCGACCACGGACAAGGCGCCAACCTTTGTGGTGCACGCGATGAAGGAAGCCGACGGCGCCAACCTCGACCGCATTCAGATCATCAAGGGCTGGATCGATGCATCCGGCAAACAACAGTCGAAAATTTACGACGTTGCCCTGTCTGGTGATCGCAAGCCTGGCGCGGACGGCAAGATCCCGCCGGTGGGTAATACCGTCAACGAAAAAGACGCGACCTATAGCAATAGCATTGGCGACGCCCAGTTAACAGCGACCTGGACAGACCCGGACTTCGTTGCCTCGCAGTATGCCGTTTACTATGCGCGCGTGCTGCAGATTCCCACACCGCGCTGGTCCACCTACGATGCCGCCCGCACGGGTCTCAAGCGTCCGGAGGATCTGCCGGTGAGTATTCAGGAACGCGCGTGGACCTCGCCGATCTGGTATAGCCCCGAGCAGTAA
- a CDS encoding DUF1656 domain-containing protein: MPVPHELAIAGIYLSPMLVAATLGLILALTVAHLLDRYRLSRYFAHPALVLTSLSVIFTLLVGTLFIGI; this comes from the coding sequence ATGCCCGTACCCCATGAATTGGCCATCGCCGGGATTTACCTTTCTCCCATGCTCGTCGCGGCGACGCTGGGATTAATCCTCGCGCTCACCGTGGCACACCTGCTGGATCGCTATCGCCTGTCGCGGTACTTCGCCCATCCGGCTCTGGTGCTCACCAGCCTGAGTGTCATTTTTACCCTGCTGGTGGGAACCCTGTTTATTGGAATATGA
- a CDS encoding FUSC family protein has product MVNLNVLRSSTTREALKTALAMVLTYWIALQANWDKPMWAGLAVALVSLDTLGLSLNKSALRMLGTLVAGVVALVLVGLFPQDRWLLMAALSLWIGGCTYMMLGSPRAYFWQVCGFVSVIICVGAATSSSGAFATAVLRAQQTGLGVLVYSLVAMLVWPRHSDGQFLAAIAELHDKQLALYRHTVGGLTGSVDVAKTTALLGELTGIHQRVSGLLEASVADSYEIWERRCYWQRYVARGKAVTECLERLALLAPGSTPLSLEKRMPALADFDTVIQQRFRALASRDHAGISETPQTAPALVAERRQLESLSLFDVGNLAVIRRQLTALDSLTRDLLSAEENAWSEQPGMEPVPTANLIHQHWRLDADRVIAGVRVMLSLWAAYLLYIYVEGVPAGATLVTLTGSLAMVLAAAPQVAPLRLVLPVLVTTLLAGVIYLFVMPNLIHFWQLALLLFAVTFGICRALSSPSAQAAKALAFSMFISVCSIQNAQTYSFLAIANIAMAFPIVLLLLALAAYFPTSPRPEQVFRRLLARFLCCAGDSFLQGNSAGYGRHRQRLAHALTTLPVEIATWSGRTPARYWPDGERQALDTLVQRIGALAFFIQTLAQELPVKRREPEALVHWRESVGGALVTLAGSLSGTERVDYRELSIQLHALLDSMEAEVRSEAAQRTQLDSDVVEQWLCRAGLLRGIGQSVVDIAETADKFSWRQWDEPRFY; this is encoded by the coding sequence ATGGTGAACTTAAACGTACTTCGCTCTTCCACCACTCGCGAGGCGTTGAAAACGGCGCTGGCGATGGTGCTCACCTACTGGATAGCCCTGCAGGCCAATTGGGACAAGCCCATGTGGGCGGGCCTCGCGGTGGCGCTTGTCAGTTTGGATACCCTGGGGTTGTCACTCAACAAGAGTGCGCTGCGTATGTTGGGTACGCTGGTTGCCGGGGTGGTGGCACTGGTACTGGTGGGACTCTTTCCTCAGGATCGCTGGCTGCTTATGGCCGCGCTGTCGCTGTGGATTGGCGGTTGCACTTATATGATGTTGGGCTCCCCGCGGGCCTATTTCTGGCAGGTCTGTGGCTTTGTCAGTGTGATTATCTGTGTCGGTGCCGCTACCTCCAGTAGCGGCGCGTTTGCCACTGCCGTATTGCGCGCCCAGCAGACCGGCCTCGGGGTACTGGTGTACAGCCTGGTGGCCATGCTGGTGTGGCCGCGTCACAGCGACGGCCAGTTCTTGGCCGCCATCGCGGAACTGCACGACAAGCAACTCGCCCTGTACCGGCATACGGTTGGCGGGCTGACCGGAAGCGTGGACGTGGCAAAAACTACCGCTCTGTTGGGGGAACTCACCGGCATCCACCAGAGGGTGTCTGGTCTTTTGGAAGCTTCGGTTGCCGATAGCTACGAGATCTGGGAGCGGCGCTGCTACTGGCAGCGTTATGTCGCCCGCGGCAAAGCCGTGACCGAATGTTTGGAGCGGCTCGCATTACTGGCGCCCGGTAGTACGCCGCTCTCGTTGGAGAAACGGATGCCCGCACTGGCGGACTTCGACACCGTTATCCAGCAGCGATTCAGAGCGCTTGCCTCGCGAGATCACGCTGGCATCAGCGAGACGCCACAGACGGCACCAGCGCTTGTCGCAGAGCGCCGTCAACTGGAATCCCTGTCGCTGTTTGATGTCGGTAACCTCGCGGTCATTCGTCGGCAACTCACCGCGCTGGATTCTCTCACCCGTGACCTGTTGTCTGCGGAGGAGAATGCGTGGAGTGAGCAGCCTGGAATGGAACCAGTGCCGACAGCGAATTTAATCCATCAACACTGGCGGCTGGATGCGGATCGCGTGATTGCGGGTGTGCGTGTGATGCTTTCCCTGTGGGCGGCGTATCTGCTGTATATCTATGTCGAAGGTGTACCGGCGGGGGCAACGCTGGTGACGTTAACTGGATCGCTGGCGATGGTGCTGGCGGCGGCGCCGCAGGTGGCGCCACTGCGATTGGTGTTGCCGGTGTTGGTGACCACATTGCTGGCGGGTGTGATTTATCTCTTTGTCATGCCCAACCTCATCCATTTCTGGCAATTGGCGTTGCTGCTGTTTGCGGTGACGTTCGGCATCTGCCGTGCGCTTTCCAGTCCTTCCGCGCAGGCGGCAAAAGCCCTCGCGTTTTCCATGTTCATTTCTGTTTGCAGTATCCAGAACGCGCAAACGTACAGTTTTCTCGCCATTGCCAATATAGCCATGGCGTTTCCCATTGTGTTGCTGCTGCTCGCCCTGGCGGCGTACTTCCCGACCTCGCCGCGGCCAGAACAGGTTTTCCGTCGCTTGCTTGCGCGCTTCTTGTGCTGCGCCGGCGATAGTTTTTTGCAGGGGAATAGCGCCGGGTATGGGCGCCATAGACAACGCCTTGCCCATGCGCTGACTACACTTCCTGTGGAAATTGCCACCTGGTCTGGTCGAACTCCCGCGCGCTATTGGCCCGATGGCGAACGCCAGGCACTGGATACGCTGGTGCAGCGCATTGGTGCGCTGGCATTTTTTATCCAGACGCTGGCACAGGAACTTCCGGTTAAGCGACGAGAACCGGAGGCGCTGGTGCACTGGCGCGAATCGGTGGGCGGTGCCCTGGTTACCCTGGCGGGTTCACTATCAGGAACGGAGCGGGTGGACTATCGCGAACTATCCATCCAGCTGCACGCTTTACTCGACAGCATGGAAGCGGAAGTGCGCAGCGAAGCGGCACAACGCACGCAACTGGATAGTGATGTGGTGGAGCAGTGGCTTTGTCGAGCAGGCCTGCTGCGCGGCATAGGCCAGTCTGTCGTCGATATCGCCGAGACGGCGGATAAATTCAGCTGGAGGCAGTGGGATGAACCGCGCTTTTATTGA
- a CDS encoding efflux transporter outer membrane subunit, producing the protein MRPGSSSVVLRAAGERRRARVAMVTLAAAVAAGVGGCTLGPAYQPPAAPVAEHWIERGSTEIDATTPVAPLWWEQAFADPLLDELVAIALEQNLSLRSATLRMMQSQQQLAIAVGNQFPQVQQLTGSAARFKASNLIVEEYDIGFNLSWELDMWGRFRGEVRSAAAAMDASVAEYDGVLVSVVAQVAQVYIQIRTTQNRLDVARQNIELQAESLRIARAKANAGEVSDLDAEQAESLLYNTKAIVPGLETTLQQLENALAVLLGQPPGALGVSLAPLTAIPRVPPAVAVGMPQDLLRQRPDIRAAERLLAAQGAQIGVARAELYPAFSIAGAIGSQAMDVGNLFEGETETWSIGGGFAWNLFNYGRLRSNVRLQDARFQQLLEDYRQTVLEAQADAENAIVAYLKSQQQLVMIERAAAASRRSVALSTAQYTNGLVGFNTVINTLTADANQQDQLAQTRGAVAANLVQVYRALGGGWQVRAELSPVELVPPETRKEMQQRTGSWHKVFRE; encoded by the coding sequence ATGCGCCCGGGCTCAAGTAGCGTCGTGCTCCGCGCTGCGGGTGAACGGCGGCGAGCGCGGGTGGCGATGGTGACGCTGGCCGCTGCAGTCGCGGCCGGCGTGGGTGGCTGCACCCTGGGGCCGGCATACCAGCCGCCGGCAGCGCCGGTTGCGGAGCACTGGATAGAGCGCGGGAGCACGGAAATAGACGCAACGACGCCGGTGGCACCGTTGTGGTGGGAACAGGCATTTGCCGACCCGCTACTGGATGAACTGGTGGCCATTGCCCTGGAGCAAAATCTCAGCCTGCGCTCGGCCACGCTGCGCATGATGCAGTCACAACAGCAGCTGGCCATCGCCGTGGGCAACCAGTTTCCGCAGGTGCAGCAGTTGACTGGCAGCGCCGCGCGTTTCAAGGCCAGCAACCTCATCGTTGAAGAATACGATATCGGATTCAATCTCTCGTGGGAGCTCGACATGTGGGGCCGTTTCCGCGGTGAGGTGCGCTCTGCCGCCGCTGCCATGGACGCTAGTGTGGCGGAATACGATGGTGTACTGGTATCGGTAGTAGCCCAGGTGGCGCAGGTGTATATCCAGATTCGCACCACCCAGAACCGTCTCGATGTGGCTCGCCAGAACATCGAGCTGCAAGCGGAAAGCCTGCGTATCGCGCGCGCCAAGGCGAATGCCGGTGAAGTGAGCGACCTGGATGCAGAGCAGGCTGAATCGCTGCTGTACAACACCAAAGCCATTGTGCCGGGGCTTGAAACCACACTGCAGCAGCTGGAAAACGCGCTGGCAGTGTTGCTTGGGCAACCACCGGGTGCGCTGGGAGTCTCACTGGCGCCACTCACGGCTATTCCAAGGGTTCCGCCTGCGGTGGCGGTGGGAATGCCCCAGGACCTCCTGCGGCAACGCCCCGATATTCGTGCCGCCGAGCGCTTGCTGGCGGCACAGGGGGCACAGATTGGTGTGGCGCGTGCCGAACTCTACCCGGCCTTTTCCATTGCCGGTGCCATCGGGTCGCAGGCCATGGACGTCGGCAACCTGTTCGAGGGCGAAACGGAAACCTGGAGCATCGGCGGCGGCTTTGCGTGGAACCTGTTTAATTACGGCCGGTTGCGCAGCAATGTGCGTCTACAGGACGCACGCTTTCAGCAGCTATTGGAAGACTACCGGCAGACGGTGCTCGAAGCGCAGGCGGATGCGGAGAACGCCATCGTTGCCTACCTCAAGTCACAGCAGCAACTGGTAATGATCGAGCGCGCCGCCGCCGCCTCCAGGCGCTCGGTGGCGCTATCCACCGCGCAGTACACCAACGGGCTAGTAGGGTTTAACACCGTCATTAACACACTCACCGCAGACGCCAACCAGCAGGACCAGCTGGCGCAGACGCGCGGTGCAGTGGCGGCCAACCTGGTGCAGGTATACCGCGCACTGGGTGGAGGCTGGCAGGTACGTGCAGAACTGTCACCAGTTGAACTGGTGCCACCGGAAACCCGCAAAGAAATGCAGCAGCGTACCGGTAGTTGGCACAAGGTATTCAGGGAATGA
- a CDS encoding potassium channel family protein gives MLIKVLLIASALLVVNTLIHALGMTVALRWSRLIAELHPAHPFLPTGRPLVVSAVVLLMFFASVAEVMTWALVYRWLGAFSDAEPALYFSMVTYTTLGYGDIVLEGSLRLLSSFQAAIGIIMFGWTTAVVLAVVQRLYQKPQR, from the coding sequence ATGCTGATCAAAGTCCTGCTGATTGCATCGGCATTGCTGGTCGTCAACACACTGATCCACGCGCTGGGGATGACGGTTGCCCTCCGTTGGAGCCGGCTAATTGCCGAACTACATCCGGCACATCCGTTTCTGCCAACCGGCCGGCCGCTGGTGGTATCCGCGGTGGTATTGCTGATGTTCTTTGCCTCGGTGGCTGAAGTCATGACCTGGGCGCTGGTCTACCGCTGGCTGGGTGCGTTTAGTGACGCAGAGCCTGCGCTCTACTTTTCCATGGTCACCTACACCACCCTGGGCTATGGCGATATCGTGCTCGAAGGCAGTCTGCGGTTGTTGTCTTCATTTCAGGCCGCCATCGGTATCATCATGTTCGGCTGGACCACCGCCGTGGTGTTGGCGGTGGTTCAGCGGCTGTACCAAAAGCCGCAGCGCTAG
- a CDS encoding HlyD family secretion protein, producing the protein MQISRKTILTALVVLVAALAVVLRYQYSRNNPWTRDGQVRAAVIQVTPNVSGQVVIVGVNDNQFVEQGALLFEIDPRPFKARLEQARAEYDRTGDSYLAQEQNVESVAAQLEVARASVLQAESAIREVDAVIQKNEAELQRQQRLLPQRATSQKQVERALAQHAISLEQRKGAQAALVQARANLSGVSARLDEARATLGELGDANPSIRAARAALREAQLNFEFTRITAPANGYVTNLNLRVGSQAVANQPALALVDVDSFWIEGFFRETAVAHISPGDRAVVTLMGYPDRPIEGRVESIGWGIAQQDGATGRDLLPQIRPTFEWIRLAQRIPVKIALGELPDGVLLRVGTSASVQVLGGTAPRQSEDAPGLK; encoded by the coding sequence GTGCAGATTTCCAGAAAAACCATACTGACAGCGCTGGTTGTACTGGTGGCGGCGCTGGCGGTGGTGCTCAGATACCAATACTCGCGGAACAACCCCTGGACTCGGGATGGCCAGGTGCGCGCCGCGGTCATTCAGGTGACCCCCAATGTTTCCGGTCAGGTGGTGATTGTCGGGGTTAACGACAACCAGTTTGTAGAACAGGGGGCCCTGCTGTTCGAGATAGATCCGCGGCCGTTTAAGGCGCGGCTGGAGCAGGCGCGGGCCGAGTACGACCGCACCGGCGACAGCTACCTGGCACAGGAACAGAATGTGGAATCGGTTGCCGCCCAGCTCGAGGTCGCGCGTGCCTCGGTGCTCCAGGCAGAGAGTGCGATTCGTGAAGTGGACGCAGTGATTCAGAAAAATGAGGCAGAACTGCAGCGCCAGCAGCGGTTGTTGCCCCAGCGCGCCACATCCCAGAAACAGGTGGAGCGCGCACTGGCCCAGCACGCCATCTCCCTGGAGCAGCGTAAGGGCGCGCAAGCGGCACTGGTGCAGGCGCGGGCAAATCTGTCCGGGGTTTCCGCTCGCCTTGACGAAGCGCGCGCAACCCTCGGCGAACTGGGCGATGCCAACCCGAGTATCCGTGCAGCGCGCGCGGCACTGCGGGAGGCGCAACTGAATTTTGAATTTACCCGCATTACCGCGCCCGCAAATGGTTATGTCACCAACCTCAATTTGCGAGTGGGCAGTCAAGCGGTGGCCAACCAGCCCGCGCTGGCACTGGTGGACGTAGACAGTTTCTGGATCGAGGGATTCTTTCGTGAAACCGCCGTTGCGCATATCTCGCCGGGTGACCGCGCCGTGGTGACATTGATGGGTTACCCGGATCGCCCGATCGAGGGGCGCGTGGAAAGTATTGGCTGGGGCATTGCGCAGCAGGATGGCGCCACCGGCCGCGACCTGTTGCCGCAAATACGCCCTACGTTCGAATGGATACGCTTGGCCCAGCGCATACCGGTGAAAATTGCCCTCGGCGAATTGCCAGATGGGGTCTTGCTGCGTGTCGGTACCAGCGCTTCGGTGCAGGTACTGGGAGGCACCGCCCCCCGGCAGAGTGAAGATGCGCCCGGGCTCAAGTAG
- a CDS encoding M20 family peptidase — translation MQLLKKKSLNVLAAVLMSVSLATVTSADQDFSSMQMQGVERVDIKVDVDAAVKRLSKAVQFPTISNQDRADFDVKAFEGYHTFLEQAYPNVHKTLKREKLGKPRPYSLLYTWEGKDPSLPPAVFMAHQDVVPIAEESRDQWKHEPFSGAIADGYIWGRGVLDDKNQIHAILEAAEMKIKEGFQPARTLYFVFGHDEEVGGPEGAKHVVDVLEQRGLKEIAFVIDESAPLIPNLFPGIEENSALIGIAQKGYMSLELSVNGEGGHSSQPPEHSNIGILAEAITKLENAQFPYKINKAVRYQYRFMGPELPKEKQAMYKAVAYGDDGKTTELEQKFIEEMAEDQVTRAMLHTTIAVTMFNAGIKDNVLPPSATAVVNFRIAPEDSKESVIAHVKKAIDDDRISIKDISASTPPTNVADPHGDGYKLLEKTIRQTWGNDLIVSPFFVIGGSDSKHFQARPFAPNVYTITGIQLESTKEFAGFHGVNERILVDEYGRSIAFFYQLMNNLEEL, via the coding sequence ATGCAGTTACTGAAGAAGAAATCATTGAATGTGCTCGCCGCCGTCCTTATGAGTGTGAGCCTTGCGACGGTCACTAGTGCAGACCAGGACTTCTCTTCCATGCAGATGCAGGGCGTTGAGCGAGTAGACATCAAGGTTGATGTGGACGCCGCAGTGAAACGGTTGTCCAAGGCCGTGCAGTTCCCCACCATCTCCAATCAGGACAGAGCGGATTTTGATGTGAAGGCGTTTGAGGGCTACCACACGTTTCTCGAACAGGCCTATCCCAACGTCCACAAGACTCTGAAGCGAGAAAAGCTGGGTAAGCCCCGCCCTTACAGCCTGCTGTACACCTGGGAGGGCAAGGATCCGTCACTGCCCCCTGCCGTGTTTATGGCGCATCAGGACGTAGTTCCCATTGCAGAGGAGTCCCGCGACCAGTGGAAGCACGAACCTTTTTCCGGCGCAATTGCCGATGGCTACATCTGGGGGCGCGGCGTACTGGACGACAAAAACCAGATTCATGCCATCCTCGAAGCCGCGGAAATGAAGATCAAGGAAGGTTTCCAGCCGGCCCGCACGCTTTACTTCGTGTTTGGTCACGACGAGGAAGTGGGTGGCCCGGAAGGTGCCAAGCATGTGGTAGACGTGCTGGAGCAGCGTGGGCTCAAGGAGATCGCGTTTGTTATTGACGAGTCTGCGCCGCTGATACCAAATCTGTTTCCCGGCATCGAGGAAAACTCCGCGCTGATCGGGATTGCCCAGAAGGGCTACATGAGCCTGGAACTGTCGGTGAATGGGGAAGGTGGCCATTCATCCCAGCCGCCCGAGCATTCCAATATCGGTATTTTGGCCGAGGCGATCACCAAACTGGAAAATGCCCAGTTCCCTTACAAGATCAACAAGGCGGTGCGCTACCAGTACCGCTTTATGGGGCCAGAGCTGCCGAAGGAAAAGCAGGCGATGTACAAGGCCGTCGCATACGGTGACGACGGAAAGACCACCGAGCTGGAGCAGAAGTTCATCGAGGAAATGGCCGAAGATCAGGTGACCCGCGCCATGCTGCATACCACCATCGCGGTCACCATGTTTAATGCTGGCATTAAAGACAATGTACTGCCGCCTTCGGCAACCGCAGTGGTCAATTTCAGGATCGCGCCGGAGGATTCCAAAGAAAGCGTCATTGCCCATGTGAAAAAGGCGATCGACGACGATCGCATCAGCATCAAGGACATTTCCGCATCCACCCCACCAACGAACGTCGCTGACCCCCATGGGGACGGCTACAAGCTGCTGGAAAAAACCATCCGGCAAACCTGGGGCAATGACCTGATTGTCTCGCCGTTTTTTGTGATCGGCGGATCGGATTCCAAGCATTTCCAGGCCAGGCCTTTCGCTCCGAATGTCTACACGATTACCGGGATACAGCTGGAATCCACCAAGGAATTTGCCGGCTTTCACGGGGTGAATGAACGCATTCTGGTGGATGAATACGGTCGTTCGATCGCATTTTTCTACCAGTTGATGAATAACCTGGAAGAACTTTGA